The following are encoded together in the Misgurnus anguillicaudatus chromosome 14, ASM2758022v2, whole genome shotgun sequence genome:
- the pir gene encoding pirin, with product MMIRRVCKVVLSVEQSEGVGARVRRSIGRRELKNLDPFLMLDEFGISKPAGFPDHPHRGFETVTYLLSGVTAHEDSCGHSGKLESGDLQWMTAGRGVIHAEMPVSDGLIHGLQLWVNLKSADKMVEPQYQELKSKEIPKPSKDGITVAVISGEALGVKSKIYTRTPTMYLDFKLKEGAKHTQPVPKGWTAFIYTLAGSLCTGPDDDVRTIEPHHTVVFDDGEYVRVENKAADESHFVLIAGEPIKEPVVQYGPFVMNTQEEIDQTIKDYKSGTNGFEKAKIWKSKIGQKF from the exons atgatgatcagGAGAGTTTGTAAGGTCGTTTTGAGTGTCGAGCAGTCTGAAGGTGTCGGGGCTCGTGTTCGAAGGAGTATTGGTCGAAGAGAG CTGAAAAACCTTGATCCTTTCTTGATGCTTGATGAATTCGGGATCTCCAAGCCAGCAGGTTTTCCTGATCACCCACATCGCGGATTTGAGACG GTGACATATTTGTTGAGTGGAGTAACAGCCCATGAAGATTCCTGTGGCCATAGTGGGAAATTGGAATCTGGGGACTTACAG TGGATGACTGCAGGCCGCGGGGTGATTCACGCTGAGATGCCCGTGTCAGATGGACTCATTCATGGTCTACAGCTGTGGGTGAACCTGAAGAGCGCAGATAAGATGGTGGAGCCTCAGTACCAGGAGCTGAAGAGCAAAGAGATTCCCAAACCAAGTAAAGATGGAATCACCGTGGCGGTCATTTCAGGGGAAGCACTTGGAGTGAAG tCAAAGATTTACACAAGAACTCCAACGATGTATCTTGACTTTAAACTGAAGGAAGGCGCAAAGCACACACAGCCCGTGCCCAAAG GATGGACCGCTTTCATCTACACCCTCGCGGGCTCTTTATGCACTG gcCCAGATGATGATGTGCGGACAATAGAGCCACACCACACAGTGGTTTTTGACGATGGTGAATACGTCAGAGTGGAAAACAAG GCAGCTGATGAGTCTCACTTTGTTTTAATTGCTGGTGAGCCTATTAAAGAACCCGTGGTTCAGTATG GACCGTTTGTCATGAACACACAGGAAGAGATTGATCAGACCATCAAAGACTACAAATCCGGCACAAATGGATTTGAGAAGGCAAAAATTTGGAAATCAAAGATTGGTCAAaagttttaa